A region of Toxorhynchites rutilus septentrionalis strain SRP chromosome 1, ASM2978413v1, whole genome shotgun sequence DNA encodes the following proteins:
- the LOC129763241 gene encoding progestin and adipoQ receptor family member 3 isoform X3, protein MLPNECYNNNITQDEFPSMLEGSDKSPITCATTLATVYSQSSNASGEFCAKSSSSAGSCCNSCCAARTISNGINSNNPTELACGKQDSSYYKLRQLLGYEDAPKHLQFNPFIRSGYRTILSTKLCLESIFWLTNETVNIWSHVFGCFLFIGLAYSDVVLLQMHASMIDKLIVGGLLVCFQICMILSSIYHTFSCKSEKSYECFLAYDMFGIALSLLAIFISGIYYAFWCNAALRNFYIITIGVIFALAMILQIPRLKVHSNIKMLAFVSWALYGVVPTVHWYIVMGGGESTMVKLFIPRVMMMYLLTGTAFLIYVTKIPERWFVGRVDYIGHSHNWWHVFVLAALYYWHNSGLAFAFFMIDNGCVEDRDKCYRL, encoded by the exons AACATTACCCAAGATGAGTTCCCTTCAATGCTTGAAGGCAGCGACAAGAGCCCTATCACATGTGCCACCACGCTAGCTACCGTATACAGTCAATCTTCAAACGCGAGCGGTGAATTTTGTGCTAAGTCATCATCATCAGCAGGCAGCTGCTGCAATAGCTGTTGTGCGGCCAGAACGATCAGCAATGGAATCAACAGCAATAATCCAACGGAATTAGCATGCGGGAAGCAGGACAGCTCGTACTACAAACTACGGCAGCTGCTGGGTTACGAAGATGCGCCGAAGCATCTCCAGTTCAACCCATTCATTCGCAGCGGGTACCGAACGATACTGTCTACCAAGCTCTGTCTGGAGAGCATATTCTGGTTGACGAACGAAACCGTCAACATCTGGAGCCACGTGTTCGGTTGTTTCCTGTTCATCGGATTGGCGTACTCAGATGTTGTACTGCTGCAGATGCACGCGAGCATGATCGACAAGCTGATAGTCGGGGGATTGCTCGTTTGTTTTCAG ATCTGTATGATACTGTCTTCTATCTACCATACTTTCTCCTGTAAATCGGAGAAAAGTTATGAGTGTTTTCTTGCGTACGATATGTTCGGAATTGCCCTTTCGCTGCTAGCGATATTCATCAGTGGCATATATTACGCCTTCTGGTGTAATGCG GCACTACGCAATTTCTACATCATCACGATCGGCGTAATCTTCGCACTGGCAATGATCCTGCAAATTCCCCGACTGAAGGTTCACTCCAACATTAAAATGCTAGCATTCGTCTCGTGGGCGCTATACGGCGTAGTTCCAACGGTGCACTGGTATATTGTAATGGGTGGCGGCGAAAGCACCATGGTCAAG TTATTCATTCCGCGTGTGATGATGATGTACCTGCTGACGGGGACGGCCTTCCTGATCTACGTCACCAAAATACCAGAACGATGGTTCGTGGGGCGGGTGGACTATATCGGCCATTCGCACAACTGGTGGCACGTATTTGTGCTGGCGGCGCTTTATTACTGGCATAATAGTG